One Amorphoplanes digitatis genomic window carries:
- the pabB gene encoding aminodeoxychorismate synthase component I, whose translation MRTLLVDNYDSFTYNLFHYLAEVNGRRPEVIRNDDPAWRPERLAEFDNVVLSPGPGTPHRPADFGLCAAIAAEGRLPVLGVCLGHQGIGLAHGAHVGHAPEPRHGRTSLIRHDGTELFEGLPSPLEVVRYHSLAVTGITGDLEATAWADDDVVMALRHRNLPLWGVQFHPESIGTEGGHQLLANFGRLTERHRGAREVIDVAPPAPATVADPAPERTRRLEVLVEAMDTRWDAEVAFDTLVRAGEHPYWLDSSQTGASGEVSVMGNAAGPLARIATANVTAGTVTVVSADGAEITSGTFLDWLDADIRSLDTRVPFLPFDFGLGWVGALGYELKAECDGDAAHPSHEPDAVMVFADRAIVLDHRTRCTYLLALAEDGDEAAARAWLADTTAAIKALGGREPAPCDAPPASTTSPLRLRHDREAYLGLIEECQREIRNGETYEVCLTNMIEADSDIDPWQAYRFLRRYSPAPFAAFLGFGEVAVLSTSPERFLQIDRYGDMESKPIKGTRPRGRTLEEDALFVDDLTSSEKDRAENLMIVDLVRHDLGRCAEVGSVHADKMFDVESYATVHQLVSTVRAQLARDRSPAAGVRCAFPGGSMTGAPKIRTMQIIDRLEAGPRGIYSGVIGYFSLTGAADLSIVIRTVVLNGGRLRYGVGGAIIALSDPAAEYEETAVKARPLLTLLGADFPERDAAPLLAQA comes from the coding sequence ATGCGTACGCTGCTGGTCGACAACTACGACTCGTTCACATACAACCTCTTCCACTATCTCGCCGAGGTGAACGGGCGACGGCCCGAGGTGATCCGCAACGACGACCCGGCGTGGCGGCCCGAGCGGCTCGCCGAGTTCGACAACGTGGTCCTGTCCCCCGGCCCGGGTACCCCGCACCGGCCGGCCGACTTCGGACTGTGCGCCGCGATCGCCGCCGAGGGCCGGCTGCCGGTGCTCGGCGTGTGCCTGGGTCACCAGGGCATCGGCCTCGCGCACGGCGCGCACGTGGGCCACGCCCCGGAACCGCGGCACGGCCGCACCTCGCTGATCCGCCACGACGGCACCGAGCTGTTCGAGGGCCTCCCGTCGCCGCTCGAGGTGGTCCGCTACCACTCGCTGGCCGTCACCGGGATCACCGGCGACCTGGAGGCCACCGCGTGGGCCGACGACGACGTGGTGATGGCGCTCCGGCACCGCAATCTGCCGCTCTGGGGCGTGCAGTTCCACCCCGAATCGATCGGTACCGAGGGCGGGCACCAGCTGCTGGCCAACTTCGGCCGGCTGACCGAGCGGCACCGCGGCGCTCGCGAGGTCATCGACGTGGCCCCGCCCGCACCGGCGACCGTGGCGGACCCCGCGCCGGAGCGGACCCGCCGGCTCGAGGTGCTGGTCGAGGCGATGGACACCCGTTGGGACGCCGAGGTCGCGTTCGACACGCTGGTCCGCGCCGGCGAGCACCCGTACTGGCTGGACAGCAGCCAGACCGGCGCCTCCGGCGAGGTCTCCGTGATGGGCAACGCCGCCGGACCGCTGGCACGGATCGCCACCGCGAACGTCACCGCCGGCACCGTCACGGTCGTTTCCGCGGACGGCGCCGAGATCACCTCCGGCACGTTCCTGGACTGGCTGGACGCGGACATCCGCTCGCTGGACACCCGCGTGCCGTTCCTTCCGTTCGACTTCGGGCTCGGCTGGGTCGGCGCGCTCGGCTACGAGCTGAAGGCCGAGTGCGACGGCGACGCCGCGCACCCGTCGCACGAGCCGGACGCGGTGATGGTCTTCGCCGACCGGGCGATCGTGCTGGACCACCGCACCCGCTGCACCTACCTGCTGGCGCTGGCCGAGGACGGCGACGAGGCCGCCGCCCGCGCCTGGCTGGCCGACACCACCGCCGCGATCAAGGCACTCGGCGGCCGCGAGCCGGCGCCGTGCGACGCGCCGCCCGCCTCGACGACCTCGCCGCTGCGCCTGCGCCACGACCGGGAGGCGTACCTGGGGCTGATCGAGGAGTGCCAGCGGGAGATCCGCAACGGCGAGACGTACGAGGTCTGCCTGACCAACATGATCGAGGCGGACTCCGACATCGACCCCTGGCAGGCGTACCGCTTCCTGCGCCGGTACAGCCCGGCGCCGTTCGCCGCGTTCCTCGGCTTCGGCGAGGTGGCCGTGCTGAGCACCTCGCCGGAACGCTTCCTGCAGATCGACCGGTACGGCGACATGGAGTCCAAGCCGATCAAGGGCACCCGGCCGCGCGGGCGCACCCTCGAGGAGGACGCGCTATTTGTCGACGATCTCACCTCGAGCGAGAAGGACCGCGCCGAGAACCTGATGATCGTGGACCTGGTCCGGCACGATCTGGGCCGCTGCGCCGAGGTCGGCTCGGTGCACGCGGACAAGATGTTCGACGTCGAGTCCTATGCCACCGTGCACCAGCTGGTCAGCACCGTACGCGCGCAGCTCGCACGGGACCGCAGCCCGGCCGCCGGGGTGCGCTGCGCGTTCCCGGGCGGCTCGATGACCGGCGCCCCGAAGATCCGCACGATGCAGATCATCGACCGGCTGGAAGCCGGGCCGCGCGGCATCTACTCCGGCGTCATCGGCTACTTCTCGCTGACCGGGGCCGCCGATCTGAGCATCGTCATCCGCACCGTGGTGCTCAACGGCGGCCGGCTGCGCTACGGCGTCGGCGGCGCGATCATCGCGTTGTCCGATCCGGCGGCGGAGTACGAGGAGACCGCCGTCAAGGCGCGTCCCCTGCTGACCCTTCTCGGCGCGGACTTCCCCGAGCGCGACGCCGCGCCGCTGCTCGCGCAGGCCTGA
- a CDS encoding thioesterase II family protein, with protein sequence MRRYHPGPGRAVRLVCFPHAGGSASFYHPVSAAHGAGADVICLQYPGRQDRRREPCHTSVAALADAIVAELRTLGEKPTVFFGHSMGAILAFETALRLERDGGGPRTVIASGRRAPSTARAETVHDRDDDGVIAELKRLNGTVPGLLGDDEILRMALPAIRADYEAIETYRGLPGARLRAGITVLTGYADPLTTADEAAAWERHTEGPFRLTGFPGGHFFIAAQQHAVNAEIAADLAAARRPGVEAVR encoded by the coding sequence ATGCGGCGCTACCACCCGGGCCCGGGCCGGGCGGTGCGGCTCGTCTGCTTCCCGCACGCGGGCGGCTCGGCCAGCTTCTACCACCCGGTCTCCGCGGCGCACGGCGCCGGCGCCGACGTGATCTGCCTGCAGTACCCGGGGCGGCAGGACCGCCGCCGGGAGCCGTGCCACACCTCCGTCGCCGCGCTGGCCGACGCGATCGTCGCCGAACTGCGCACGCTCGGCGAGAAGCCCACCGTGTTCTTCGGGCACAGCATGGGCGCGATCCTGGCGTTCGAGACCGCACTGCGGCTCGAACGCGACGGCGGGGGGCCGCGCACGGTGATCGCCTCCGGACGGCGGGCGCCGTCGACGGCACGCGCCGAGACCGTGCACGACCGCGACGACGACGGCGTGATCGCCGAGCTGAAGCGCCTCAACGGCACCGTGCCGGGACTGCTCGGCGACGACGAGATCCTGCGCATGGCGCTGCCCGCGATCCGCGCCGACTACGAGGCCATCGAGACGTATCGCGGCCTGCCGGGCGCCCGGCTGCGGGCCGGCATCACCGTGCTCACCGGGTACGCGGATCCGCTCACCACCGCCGACGAGGCCGCCGCCTGGGAGCGGCACACCGAGGGCCCGTTCCGGCTGACCGGCTTCCCGGGCGGCCACTTCTTCATCGCCGCCCAGCAGCACGCGGTGAACGCCGAGATCGCCGCGGACCTGGCGGCCGCCCGCCGGCCCGGTGTCGAGGCCGTCCGGTAA
- a CDS encoding cytochrome P450, translated as MSDTGEQLVVDFPLRKEGEAFPPPRYSEYRRREGLVLSYLPDGRPVWLVTRHAAVREILTSRKISSNPDREGFPNIGETMGVPRQDQIPGWFVGLDPPEHDRFRKALIPEFTVRRIREMRPAIQGVIDKVIDDLLAAGNEADLINDFALPIPSLVISALLGVPAADRDFFESRTRTLVNIRQSTDAQRDLASRELLRYINRLIEIKAKWPGEDLPSRLLAGGVLRARELPGVLLLLLIAGHETTANNIGLGIVTLMENPQWIGDDRIVEELLRLHSVADLVSLRVAVEDVEICGQLIKAGEGIVPLVAAANHDDEVFACPHLFDPGRSARQHVAFGYGVHQCLGQNLVRVEMELAYRTLFERIPGLSPAVGEEGLPYKYDGVLHGLHALPVRW; from the coding sequence ATGAGCGACACCGGGGAACAGCTGGTCGTCGACTTCCCGCTGCGCAAGGAGGGCGAGGCGTTCCCGCCGCCGCGATACTCCGAGTACCGGCGGCGCGAGGGGCTCGTCCTGTCGTACCTTCCGGACGGCAGACCGGTCTGGCTGGTCACCCGGCACGCCGCCGTACGGGAGATCCTGACCAGCAGGAAGATCAGCTCCAACCCGGACCGGGAGGGTTTCCCGAACATCGGCGAGACGATGGGCGTGCCGCGGCAGGACCAGATCCCCGGCTGGTTCGTCGGCCTGGACCCGCCCGAGCACGACCGGTTCCGCAAGGCCCTGATCCCGGAGTTCACGGTGCGCCGGATCCGGGAGATGCGCCCGGCCATTCAGGGCGTCATCGACAAGGTGATCGACGACCTGCTGGCGGCCGGCAACGAGGCCGACCTGATCAACGACTTCGCGCTGCCGATCCCGTCGCTGGTGATCTCGGCGCTGCTCGGCGTGCCGGCCGCGGACCGGGACTTCTTCGAGTCGCGCACCCGGACGCTGGTCAACATCCGGCAGTCCACCGACGCGCAGCGCGACCTCGCCAGCCGTGAGCTGCTGCGCTACATCAACCGGCTCATCGAGATCAAGGCGAAATGGCCCGGCGAGGACCTGCCCAGCCGGCTGCTCGCCGGCGGCGTGCTGCGGGCGCGGGAACTGCCCGGCGTGCTGCTCCTGCTGCTGATCGCCGGGCACGAGACCACCGCGAACAACATCGGCCTGGGCATCGTCACGCTGATGGAGAACCCGCAGTGGATCGGCGACGACCGGATCGTCGAGGAGCTGCTGCGCCTGCACTCGGTCGCCGACCTGGTGTCGCTGCGGGTGGCGGTGGAGGACGTGGAGATCTGCGGCCAGTTGATCAAGGCCGGCGAGGGCATCGTGCCGCTGGTCGCGGCGGCCAACCACGACGATGAGGTGTTCGCCTGCCCGCACCTGTTCGACCCCGGGCGCAGCGCCCGGCAGCACGTCGCGTTCGGCTACGGCGTGCACCAGTGCCTCGGCCAGAACCTCGTCCGGGTCGAGATGGAGCTGGCGTACCGGACCCTGTTCGAGCGGATCCCGGGCCTCTCGCCCGCGGTCGGCGAGGAAGGCCTGCCCTACAAGTACGACGGTGTCCTGCACGGCCTGCACGCGCTGCCAGTCCGCTGGTAG
- a CDS encoding ferredoxin: MRITVATEACVGAGQCVLSAPDVFDQDDDGVVEVLAAEPDAEQSGPVHLALQLCPSGAISVQD, encoded by the coding sequence ATGCGTATCACGGTGGCGACCGAGGCCTGCGTCGGCGCGGGACAGTGCGTGCTGTCCGCGCCCGACGTCTTCGACCAGGACGACGACGGGGTGGTCGAGGTGCTGGCCGCCGAGCCGGACGCCGAGCAGAGCGGGCCGGTGCACCTGGCACTCCAGTTGTGCCCGTCGGGCGCCATCTCCGTCCAGGACTAG